A region from the Triticum urartu cultivar G1812 chromosome 1, Tu2.1, whole genome shotgun sequence genome encodes:
- the LOC125554660 gene encoding uncharacterized calcium-binding protein At1g02270 isoform X4 codes for MTKKQRREAGARRQQQARQRLRPPPLLQARDERSVSCTTFNILAPIYKRMDSENGRESQNRANWFSRNEKIIDRLLGDRSSIICLQEVWLGNDELVNMYEKRLGDANYTLFKLARTNNRGDGLLTAVHRNYFCVLNHRELLFNDFGDRVAQLLHVESAIPFLQNRSSSYVQQQSLIVNTHLVFPHDHSLSIVRLKQVYKILQYIEAYQEEHKLGPMPIILCGDWNGSKRGQVYKFLRSQGFVSSYDTAHQYSDSEEDAHKWVSHRNHRGNICGVDFIWLLNPDKCRKPLKTSWNEAVFGIIKYLLLQVASLPEENAFALLKADSSDDRITYSSFCQALCQLGMVHPDRVNSEEMEDLWSEVDHDGNGAVDYKEFQTE; via the exons ATG ACGAAGAAGCAGCGCAGGGAGGCTGGCGCCAGGCGGCAGCAGCAGGCCCGCCAGCGGCTgcggccgccgccgctgctgcaaGCGCGCGACGAGCGCTCCGTCTCATGCACCACCTTCAACATCCTCGCGCCGATCTACAAGCGCATGGATTCTGAG AATGGCAGGGAGAGCCAGAACAGGGCCAACTGGTTTAGCAGGAATGAGAAAATCATCGACCGCCTCCTCGGCGATCGCTCCTCCATCATCTGCCTCCAG GAGGTGTGGTTGGGGAATGATGAGCTAGTAAACATGTACGAGAAGCGGCTCGGTGATGCGAATTATACGCTGTTCAAGCTAGCCCGCACAAATAACCGCGGAGATG GTCTTCTAACTGCTGTACATAGGAATTACTTCTGTGTCTTGAACCACCGGGAGCTTCTTTTCAATGATTTTGGAGATCGAGTTGCTCAGCTATTGCATGTTGAGTCAGCCATACCTTTCTTGCAAAATCGGAGCAGCAGCTATGTCCAGCAGCAGAGCCTCATCGTGAACACTCATTTGGTGTTTCCCCACGATCACAGCCTTTCAATAGTTCGACTGAAGCAG GTATATAAGATCCTTCAGTACATAGAAGCTTACCAGGAAGAGCATAAACTTGGTCCAATGCCTATCATCTTATGTGG TGATTGGAATGGAAGTAAGCGCGGCCAAGTTTACAAATTTCTTCGTTCACAAGGATTTGTTTCATCATATGACACTGCTCATCAGTACAGTGACAGCGAAGAAGATGCACACAAG TGGGTGAGTCATCGGAATCATAGAGGGAACATCTGTGGAGTTGATTTTATATGGCTTCTGAATCCAGACAAGTGCAGGAAGCCCCTGAAAACTAGCTGGAATGAAGCTGTCTTTGGTATTATCAAG TATCTTCTTCTCCAAGTTGCATCCCTTCCGGAGGAGAATGCATTTGCACTTCTCAAAGCTGACAGTTCAGATGATCGTATCACATATTCAAGCTTCTGCCAGGCACTTTGTCAG TTAGGAATGGTCCACCCCGATCGTGTAAATTCTGAAGAAATGGAAGATCTATGGAGTGAAGTTGACCACGATGGGAATGGTGCTGTTGACTACAAAGAATTTCAG
- the LOC125554660 gene encoding uncharacterized calcium-binding protein At1g02270 isoform X3, with protein MTKKQRREAGARRQQQARQRLRPPPLLQARDERSVSCTTFNILAPIYKRMDSENGRESQNRANWFSRNEKIIDRLLGDRSSIICLQEVWLGNDELVNMYEKRLGDANYTLFKLARTNNRGDGLLTAVHRNYFCVLNHRELLFNDFGDRVAQLLHVESAIPFLQNRSSSYVQQQSLIVNTHLVFPHDHSLSIVRLKQVYKILQYIEAYQEEHKLGPMPIILCGDWNGSKRGQVYKFLRSQGFVSSYDTAHQYSDSEEDAHKWVSHRNHRGNICGVDFIWLLNPDKCRKPLKTSWNEAVFGIIKYLLLQVASLPEENAFALLKADSSDDRITYSSFCQALCQLGMVHPDRVNSEEMEDLWSEVDHDGNGAVDYKEFQDHVIGLQHVPSELQLADFFTKAQTRAQHGFHLSKLSVVDPP; from the exons ATG ACGAAGAAGCAGCGCAGGGAGGCTGGCGCCAGGCGGCAGCAGCAGGCCCGCCAGCGGCTgcggccgccgccgctgctgcaaGCGCGCGACGAGCGCTCCGTCTCATGCACCACCTTCAACATCCTCGCGCCGATCTACAAGCGCATGGATTCTGAG AATGGCAGGGAGAGCCAGAACAGGGCCAACTGGTTTAGCAGGAATGAGAAAATCATCGACCGCCTCCTCGGCGATCGCTCCTCCATCATCTGCCTCCAG GAGGTGTGGTTGGGGAATGATGAGCTAGTAAACATGTACGAGAAGCGGCTCGGTGATGCGAATTATACGCTGTTCAAGCTAGCCCGCACAAATAACCGCGGAGATG GTCTTCTAACTGCTGTACATAGGAATTACTTCTGTGTCTTGAACCACCGGGAGCTTCTTTTCAATGATTTTGGAGATCGAGTTGCTCAGCTATTGCATGTTGAGTCAGCCATACCTTTCTTGCAAAATCGGAGCAGCAGCTATGTCCAGCAGCAGAGCCTCATCGTGAACACTCATTTGGTGTTTCCCCACGATCACAGCCTTTCAATAGTTCGACTGAAGCAG GTATATAAGATCCTTCAGTACATAGAAGCTTACCAGGAAGAGCATAAACTTGGTCCAATGCCTATCATCTTATGTGG TGATTGGAATGGAAGTAAGCGCGGCCAAGTTTACAAATTTCTTCGTTCACAAGGATTTGTTTCATCATATGACACTGCTCATCAGTACAGTGACAGCGAAGAAGATGCACACAAG TGGGTGAGTCATCGGAATCATAGAGGGAACATCTGTGGAGTTGATTTTATATGGCTTCTGAATCCAGACAAGTGCAGGAAGCCCCTGAAAACTAGCTGGAATGAAGCTGTCTTTGGTATTATCAAG TATCTTCTTCTCCAAGTTGCATCCCTTCCGGAGGAGAATGCATTTGCACTTCTCAAAGCTGACAGTTCAGATGATCGTATCACATATTCAAGCTTCTGCCAGGCACTTTGTCAG TTAGGAATGGTCCACCCCGATCGTGTAAATTCTGAAGAAATGGAAGATCTATGGAGTGAAGTTGACCACGATGGGAATGGTGCTGTTGACTACAAAGAATTTCAG